One Natrinema marinum genomic window carries:
- a CDS encoding Rpp14/Pop5 family protein, with the protein MKHLPKHLRPRWRYLAVALETWPDERIGRRSFQRELWYAGQNLLGDPGSADADLTVMRFSFGDGTGEAIVRARRGETEPARAALACIDEIDGAPVGLRVRGISGTIRAAEENYLGRRGQDSGERNVVFGNEERVAVLRDRVGDVRLDEAFAGATDLDYDLA; encoded by the coding sequence ATGAAACACCTCCCGAAACACCTCCGGCCGCGCTGGCGATATCTCGCCGTGGCACTCGAGACGTGGCCCGACGAACGGATCGGTCGCCGGTCGTTCCAGCGCGAACTCTGGTACGCGGGCCAGAACCTGCTGGGCGATCCGGGGAGCGCCGACGCCGACCTGACCGTCATGCGGTTTTCCTTCGGCGACGGCACCGGCGAAGCGATCGTCAGAGCCCGCCGCGGCGAGACCGAGCCCGCCCGTGCGGCGCTGGCCTGCATCGACGAGATCGACGGCGCTCCCGTCGGCCTGCGGGTCCGCGGTATCAGTGGCACGATCCGTGCCGCTGAAGAAAACTATTTAGGACGCCGCGGGCAAGATTCGGGAGAGAGAAACGTCGTGTTCGGGAACGAGGAGCGAGTCGCCGTCCTCCGGGACCGCGTAGGGGACGTCCGACTCGATGAGGCGTTCGCGGGCGCGACAGACCTCGATTACGATTTAGCGTGA
- the psmA gene encoding archaeal proteasome endopeptidase complex subunit alpha produces MQGQAQQQAYDRGITIFSPDGRLYQVEYAREAVKRGTASIGVRTSDGVVLAVDKRVPSPLLEDSSVEKIHKADDHVGIASAGHVADARQLIDFARRQTQVNQLRYGEPIGVETLTKEVTDHIQQYTQVGGARPFGVALIVGGIDNGEPRLFETDPSGTPYEWKALAVGADRGELQNYLEENYDEEADLDGGIQLALDALASVNDGSLLPSEVGLATVDVETESFEQFDHDRIESHLEENDLLDTGEDEDSDE; encoded by the coding sequence ATGCAGGGACAAGCCCAACAGCAGGCGTACGACCGTGGCATCACGATCTTCTCGCCCGACGGCCGACTCTACCAGGTCGAATACGCTCGCGAGGCGGTCAAGCGAGGCACGGCCAGTATCGGCGTTCGAACGAGCGACGGCGTCGTTCTCGCCGTCGATAAACGAGTCCCCTCCCCGCTGCTCGAGGACTCGAGCGTCGAGAAGATTCACAAGGCCGACGACCACGTCGGCATCGCTAGCGCGGGCCACGTCGCCGACGCCCGCCAGCTGATCGACTTCGCGCGCCGACAGACGCAGGTCAACCAGCTGCGCTACGGCGAGCCGATCGGCGTCGAGACGCTCACGAAGGAGGTCACCGACCACATCCAGCAGTACACCCAGGTCGGCGGTGCCCGCCCGTTCGGCGTCGCGCTGATCGTCGGCGGCATCGACAACGGCGAACCGCGCCTCTTCGAGACCGACCCCTCGGGCACGCCCTACGAGTGGAAGGCCCTCGCCGTCGGTGCCGACCGCGGCGAACTCCAGAACTATCTCGAGGAGAATTACGACGAGGAGGCCGATCTGGACGGCGGCATCCAGCTCGCACTCGACGCGCTCGCGTCGGTCAACGACGGCTCCCTGCTCCCCAGCGAAGTGGGGCTGGCGACGGTCGACGTCGAGACCGAGAGCTTCGAGCAGTTCGACCACGACCGGATCGAGTCCCACCTCGAGGAGAACGATCTCCTCGACACCGGTGAGGACGAAGACAGCGACGAGTAA
- a CDS encoding ribosome assembly factor SBDS, with protein MISLDEAVTARLESHGARFEVLVDPDAALAIKRDEFDGDLEDVIAAEDVFEDASRGDRPAENDLETVFDTTEPLEIIPEVIKQGEIQITADQRREMQEQKRRQLVDTITRNAVNPQMDNAPHPPERIENALEEAGFTVDPMEPVQQQVDDALDALRPVIPIRFEEVTVAVNIPAEYAGSAQSQVRQFGDLEREEWQNDGSWIGVLTFPAGLQNEFYDVVNEHSSGEAETEIIKDKDDLKTR; from the coding sequence ATGATTTCGCTAGACGAGGCAGTGACGGCGCGACTCGAGTCACACGGGGCGCGCTTCGAGGTGCTCGTAGACCCGGACGCGGCGCTTGCGATCAAACGCGACGAGTTCGACGGCGATCTAGAGGACGTAATCGCCGCCGAGGACGTCTTCGAGGACGCCTCGCGTGGCGATCGGCCGGCGGAAAACGACCTCGAGACGGTTTTCGACACGACCGAGCCCCTCGAGATCATCCCGGAAGTGATCAAGCAAGGAGAGATCCAGATCACGGCCGATCAGCGCCGCGAGATGCAAGAACAGAAGCGCAGGCAGCTGGTCGATACGATCACGCGAAACGCGGTCAACCCGCAGATGGACAACGCGCCCCATCCGCCAGAGCGGATCGAGAACGCCTTAGAGGAGGCCGGCTTCACCGTCGACCCGATGGAGCCGGTCCAGCAGCAGGTCGACGATGCTCTGGACGCCTTGCGCCCGGTGATCCCGATCCGGTTCGAGGAGGTCACCGTCGCCGTCAACATTCCGGCCGAGTACGCCGGTAGCGCGCAGTCACAGGTCCGTCAGTTCGGCGATCTCGAGCGCGAAGAGTGGCAAAACGACGGCTCGTGGATCGGCGTGTTGACGTTCCCCGCGGGGCTGCAAAACGAGTTCTACGACGTGGTCAACGAACACTCCAGCGGCGAGGCCGAAACGGAGATCATCAAAGACAAAGACGACCTGAAGACGCGGTAG
- a CDS encoding FUN14 domain-containing protein, which produces MIDIDPTALGLEFGGGAAIGGVMGFAAKKIAKLVAILVGVQLMVFRYLESQGIITVDWNRLSAGLLKTQEHAQNVDVHWLQSILSTLSIGAGFTGGFLIGFKRG; this is translated from the coding sequence ATGATAGATATCGATCCGACGGCGCTCGGCCTCGAATTCGGTGGCGGCGCAGCCATCGGCGGGGTCATGGGGTTCGCTGCGAAGAAGATCGCGAAACTCGTCGCGATTCTGGTCGGCGTCCAATTGATGGTCTTTCGCTATCTCGAGTCACAGGGCATCATCACCGTGGACTGGAACCGGCTCTCGGCCGGTCTCCTGAAGACCCAAGAGCACGCTCAGAACGTCGACGTCCACTGGCTGCAGTCGATCCTCTCGACGCTGTCGATCGGCGCGGGCTTTACCGGCGGCTTCCTGATCGGCTTCAAGCGGGGATAG
- the hflX gene encoding GTPase HflX: MNTIIAKRVDSGTADTSEVRDLARAAGYTVVGEVTQSRRADPALQIGEGKAEELAALVAETDATTVIFDNRLGPYQTYNLGQLLPEGVEVIDRFTLILEIFGQRAQTRKAQLQVELAELRYELPRAEAKTSLAKREEHPGFMGLGEYDESRERDIKDQISRIKDELERIEQTEQHRRERRRDSGFDLVALAGYTNAGKSTLLRRLAADLEVDENEDLHPDLDATAESQDKLFTTLGTTTRRADLEPRDVLVTDTVGFISDLPHWLVESFKSTLDSVYRADLVLLVVDISEPVDEIHEKLVTCHDTLYERNEAPIVTVLNKIDKVDDAELAEKREALSSLAPNPVTVSAKEGFNVGGLLERIDRELPDWERERLMLPMTDDTMSVVSWLHDNAHVENVDYSDEDVVVSFEARPAVVSQARSRASDLRTTAAESA, from the coding sequence ATGAACACGATCATCGCCAAACGCGTCGATTCGGGGACGGCAGACACGAGCGAGGTTCGCGATCTGGCCCGCGCGGCGGGATACACCGTCGTCGGCGAGGTCACGCAGTCCAGACGGGCCGATCCGGCCCTCCAGATCGGCGAGGGGAAAGCCGAGGAACTGGCCGCGCTCGTGGCGGAGACCGACGCCACGACCGTCATCTTCGACAACCGACTGGGCCCGTATCAGACGTACAACCTCGGCCAACTCCTGCCCGAGGGCGTCGAGGTCATCGACCGATTCACGCTGATTCTCGAGATCTTCGGCCAGCGCGCCCAGACCCGCAAGGCACAGCTGCAGGTCGAACTTGCCGAACTCCGGTACGAACTTCCGCGCGCCGAGGCGAAGACGAGCCTCGCAAAGCGCGAGGAACACCCCGGCTTCATGGGGCTGGGCGAGTACGACGAGAGCCGCGAGCGGGACATCAAAGACCAGATCAGCCGGATCAAAGACGAACTCGAGCGGATCGAGCAGACCGAGCAGCACCGCCGAGAACGCCGTCGCGATTCGGGCTTCGATCTGGTCGCGCTCGCGGGCTACACCAACGCGGGGAAATCGACCCTGCTGCGCCGGCTGGCCGCCGACCTCGAGGTCGACGAGAACGAGGACCTCCACCCCGATCTGGACGCGACGGCCGAGTCCCAGGATAAGCTGTTCACGACGCTGGGGACGACGACCCGACGCGCCGACCTCGAGCCGCGGGACGTGCTGGTGACCGACACTGTCGGGTTCATCAGCGACCTGCCTCACTGGCTGGTCGAGTCGTTCAAGTCGACGCTCGACTCCGTCTATCGGGCCGACCTCGTCTTGCTCGTCGTCGACATCAGCGAACCCGTCGACGAGATCCACGAGAAGCTCGTGACCTGCCACGACACCCTCTACGAGCGCAACGAGGCCCCGATCGTGACCGTCCTGAACAAGATCGACAAGGTCGACGACGCGGAGCTCGCCGAGAAGCGCGAGGCCCTCTCCTCGCTCGCGCCGAACCCGGTCACCGTCAGCGCGAAGGAGGGATTCAACGTGGGCGGACTCCTCGAGCGTATCGATCGGGAGCTCCCCGATTGGGAGCGCGAACGGCTGATGCTTCCGATGACCGACGACACGATGAGCGTCGTCTCGTGGCTCCACGATAACGCACACGTCGAGAACGTCGACTACAGCGACGAGGACGTCGTCGTCTCTTTCGAGGCCCGGCCCGCGGTGGTCTCGCAGGCCCGCTCGCGCGCGAGCGATCTGCGCACGACCGCGGCGGAGTCCGCGTAG
- a CDS encoding amino acid permease, giving the protein MVEHTRTLGFWVAFALGLGTMIAAGIFSLSGTAVAAIGSSAVLAFVIAALIAGITAASYSEFASIYSENGGGYLFSSRTFDRDLLEYAVGASLFLGYTGTTAFYLATMDEWFLEFVIPHGWPVPHGSVGVLAALLLGALNAQGTEESGTFQVVVSGAKVAVLIAFIGGAFAYKAPAATIGTFTAEISTDIGGIISIAALAFITFFGFSAIAASAGEIIEPRKTVPRAIAASIITVTILYAFVIIAMVNAPIPAEVIAEEGETAMGSVANAFLGSIGMALIVAGAIFSMISASNASVLAASSIGSLMGRQGQAPRRFSRIHPSFGTPFWSVMAVTGTIVALIVAFIMLFPAEGGIAGIGLGLEALTGFATFNLLAPLSVVNVALIVSRRRFPDMDRPLKIPLVPLLPLIGIAANLGLITSLPLIGVIVGTLLITALIGAYLVWGGAPETEELFERIVSPYSPDEMAAQSAASGGGSAADAQPIEAASEAAATVETDRFRILVPVYRPDRSPTHVRLAATIGNLYADDPIVQVVTVTQIPDQTPSEMVVDTAEDRAARIGDELAAADLEIDYTVEGHISRDVGFSIVQTAREDRVDLILMGYPEESPEITQRVEFDAPCDVLFSKGFVGRKTGVPTTVNVGAGGGPHHAALLPFINELAAGGSSIHVINVRPTGSGTAEDPGETLKALPAAGSVEVHNVTADSVAEGLVTTAAENGGILVMGASRTRRLRQWILGSTPDRVIDLAEDADVPVIVYASETGVRDLAEDLIFPLYRYFEKLRTPDQQAVDRGQSGDVEG; this is encoded by the coding sequence ATGGTTGAGCACACCCGTACGCTGGGTTTTTGGGTGGCATTCGCGCTGGGGCTGGGGACGATGATCGCAGCCGGGATTTTTTCGTTGTCCGGGACCGCGGTTGCGGCCATCGGGAGCAGCGCGGTGCTCGCGTTCGTCATCGCGGCGCTCATCGCAGGGATCACGGCGGCATCCTACTCCGAATTCGCCTCTATCTACTCCGAGAACGGTGGCGGCTATCTATTCAGTTCGCGGACTTTCGATCGCGACCTCCTCGAGTACGCCGTCGGTGCGTCGCTCTTTCTGGGTTACACCGGGACGACCGCGTTCTACCTCGCGACGATGGACGAGTGGTTCCTCGAGTTCGTGATTCCCCACGGGTGGCCGGTTCCACACGGCTCGGTCGGCGTGCTGGCGGCTCTGCTGTTGGGAGCGCTCAACGCACAAGGGACCGAAGAGAGCGGGACATTTCAGGTCGTCGTCAGCGGCGCGAAAGTCGCCGTCCTCATCGCGTTCATCGGCGGGGCCTTTGCCTACAAAGCACCGGCGGCGACGATCGGCACGTTCACGGCCGAAATCTCGACCGACATCGGCGGCATAATCTCCATCGCCGCGCTCGCGTTCATCACGTTCTTCGGCTTCTCCGCGATCGCGGCCAGCGCCGGCGAGATCATCGAACCGCGGAAGACGGTTCCCCGCGCCATTGCCGCGAGTATCATCACCGTCACGATCCTCTACGCGTTCGTCATCATCGCGATGGTCAACGCGCCGATCCCGGCCGAGGTCATCGCGGAGGAAGGCGAGACCGCGATGGGCAGCGTCGCGAACGCCTTCCTGGGCAGCATCGGGATGGCGCTGATCGTCGCGGGGGCGATCTTCAGCATGATCAGCGCGTCGAACGCGAGCGTCCTCGCGGCCAGCAGCATCGGCTCGCTGATGGGGCGACAGGGCCAAGCACCGCGGCGGTTCTCCCGCATCCATCCCTCCTTCGGCACGCCCTTCTGGAGCGTCATGGCCGTCACCGGAACCATCGTCGCTCTCATCGTCGCCTTCATCATGCTCTTTCCCGCCGAGGGTGGGATCGCCGGCATCGGACTGGGGCTCGAGGCTCTGACCGGCTTCGCGACGTTCAACCTGCTCGCGCCGCTGTCGGTGGTCAACGTCGCGCTCATCGTCTCGAGGCGGCGCTTCCCCGACATGGATCGCCCGCTCAAAATCCCGCTGGTGCCCTTGTTGCCACTCATCGGAATCGCGGCGAATCTGGGGCTCATCACGAGCCTGCCGCTCATCGGGGTTATAGTCGGGACGCTCCTGATCACTGCACTGATCGGCGCGTATCTGGTCTGGGGCGGCGCACCGGAGACCGAAGAGTTGTTCGAACGGATCGTCTCGCCGTACTCACCGGACGAAATGGCGGCACAATCGGCCGCCAGCGGGGGCGGATCAGCTGCCGACGCCCAGCCGATCGAAGCCGCGAGCGAAGCGGCGGCGACGGTCGAGACGGACCGCTTCCGTATTCTCGTCCCCGTCTACCGGCCGGATCGCTCCCCCACGCACGTCCGGTTGGCCGCGACGATCGGAAACCTGTACGCGGACGACCCGATCGTGCAGGTCGTCACCGTCACGCAGATCCCCGATCAGACGCCGAGCGAGATGGTCGTCGACACCGCCGAAGATCGTGCCGCCCGAATCGGCGACGAACTCGCCGCCGCCGACCTCGAGATCGATTACACCGTCGAGGGACACATCTCGCGCGACGTCGGATTCAGCATCGTCCAAACGGCCAGAGAGGATCGGGTCGATCTGATCCTGATGGGCTACCCTGAAGAGAGCCCCGAGATCACCCAGCGCGTCGAGTTCGACGCGCCGTGTGACGTGCTGTTTTCGAAGGGATTCGTGGGACGGAAGACCGGGGTCCCCACCACGGTCAACGTCGGCGCCGGCGGCGGTCCCCATCACGCGGCGCTGTTGCCGTTCATCAACGAACTGGCGGCCGGCGGCTCGTCGATCCACGTCATCAATGTCAGACCCACCGGGAGCGGGACCGCCGAAGACCCCGGCGAGACGCTGAAGGCCCTCCCGGCGGCGGGATCGGTGGAAGTCCACAACGTCACCGCGGATTCGGTCGCCGAGGGGCTCGTGACGACCGCCGCCGAGAACGGAGGCATCCTCGTCATGGGCGCGTCGCGAACGCGGCGGCTCCGCCAGTGGATCCTCGGCAGCACGCCGGATCGCGTCATCGATCTCGCGGAGGACGCCGACGTTCCCGTGATCGTCTACGCCAGCGAAACGGGCGTCAGGGACCTGGCAGAGGATCTGATCTTCCCACTCTATCGGTACTTCGAGAAGCTTCGGACGCCCGATCAGCAGGCCGTGGATCGCGGCCAGTCCGGCGACGTAGAAGGGTAA
- a CDS encoding thiolase C-terminal domain-containing protein, with amino-acid sequence MERVAIIGASMTQFGQREGEWVMDLLAEAGIECLEDAGVDAETVEHLYVSNMASGEFEGQTGVPNALAHDLNAMPAYTQRIDQTSSSGGAGIFAAWQSVASGASDMTLLVGGEKMTHKTTGEATDVIASLAHPVEYKTGVTLPSFAGLTARHYLERFDAPRESLAKVAVKNHKNGVDNPNAQFRKEIDMETALESPIVADPLRLYDFCPITDGSAALMLCPESVAAEYTDEYVVISGIDGATDTHVVHEREDPTVMGGVVESGKGAYEMSGLGPEDIDVAELHDMFTILEFLQMEGLGFAEQGEAWKLVEEGYTERDTGDLPINTSGGLKSKGHPLGASGVAQGVEIYEQLVGEAGPRQVDAETGLCCNVGGFGNCVITTIMEAAQ; translated from the coding sequence ATGGAACGTGTTGCAATCATCGGCGCCTCGATGACCCAGTTCGGGCAACGCGAGGGAGAGTGGGTGATGGATCTCCTCGCTGAGGCCGGAATCGAGTGTCTCGAGGACGCGGGTGTCGATGCCGAGACCGTCGAGCACCTGTACGTCTCGAATATGGCCAGCGGCGAGTTCGAAGGACAGACCGGCGTGCCCAACGCGTTGGCACACGACCTGAACGCGATGCCCGCCTATACCCAACGCATCGACCAGACGAGTTCCAGCGGCGGTGCGGGCATCTTCGCCGCCTGGCAGTCGGTCGCGAGCGGAGCGAGCGACATGACGCTGCTCGTCGGCGGCGAGAAGATGACCCACAAGACGACCGGCGAGGCTACCGACGTCATCGCGTCGCTGGCCCACCCCGTCGAGTACAAGACCGGCGTCACGCTGCCCTCGTTCGCCGGACTCACCGCCCGCCACTATCTGGAGCGATTCGACGCGCCCCGCGAGAGCTTAGCGAAGGTCGCGGTCAAGAACCACAAGAACGGCGTCGACAATCCGAACGCGCAGTTCCGGAAGGAGATCGACATGGAAACGGCGCTGGAGTCGCCGATCGTCGCCGATCCGCTGCGGCTGTACGACTTCTGTCCGATCACGGACGGCTCCGCGGCGCTCATGCTCTGCCCCGAGTCCGTCGCCGCAGAGTACACAGACGAGTACGTCGTCATCTCGGGGATCGACGGCGCGACAGACACCCACGTCGTCCACGAGCGCGAGGATCCGACCGTCATGGGCGGCGTCGTCGAGAGCGGGAAGGGCGCTTACGAGATGAGCGGCTTGGGTCCCGAGGACATCGACGTGGCCGAACTCCACGACATGTTCACTATCCTCGAGTTCCTGCAGATGGAGGGGCTGGGCTTCGCCGAGCAGGGCGAGGCCTGGAAGCTCGTCGAGGAGGGATACACCGAGCGCGACACCGGCGACCTGCCGATCAACACGTCGGGCGGGCTTAAATCGAAAGGGCATCCCCTCGGCGCGAGCGGCGTCGCACAGGGCGTCGAGATCTACGAACAGCTCGTCGGCGAGGCCGGCCCGCGACAGGTCGACGCCGAGACGGGGCTGTGCTGTAACGTCGGCGGCTTCGGCAACTGCGTGATCACCACCATCATGGAGGCTGCACAATGA
- a CDS encoding OB-fold domain-containing protein — protein MSMDATRYEDGSISYPGHPRGPNGAEPVETIDLSEYTAEVVTWTTSTATPPGVREPNTLAIVEFDVDGESVRAIGQVTTDDVETGDEVEPVHVEELREPGAGIREPESQEWDGYRFEPV, from the coding sequence ATGAGCATGGACGCGACGCGATACGAGGACGGTTCGATCAGTTACCCCGGTCACCCGCGCGGCCCCAACGGCGCGGAGCCGGTCGAGACGATCGATCTCAGTGAGTACACCGCCGAGGTCGTCACCTGGACGACCAGCACCGCGACGCCGCCCGGCGTCCGCGAACCCAACACGCTCGCGATCGTCGAGTTCGACGTAGATGGCGAGTCGGTTCGCGCGATCGGACAAGTGACGACCGACGACGTCGAAACCGGCGACGAGGTCGAACCCGTCCACGTCGAGGAACTCCGCGAACCCGGTGCCGGCATTCGCGAACCCGAGAGCCAGGAGTGGGACGGCTACCGGTTCGAACCGGTTTAG
- a CDS encoding DUF7547 family protein: MADHDDELADAVRELTRTIDDLRAELAESRPRRRPPLRPPTPREVLRFTDEVALPATLAVLEASVRALEAFQQSLRVVRGGREARDRTTAAAEATSERASELRRTTLSQLDSVLAELQRATSEGGLPADEQARDLLEDARRLRDDVDRRLRDAADRETETADTDRTGSEGGVTIDIDDGPLGDVEHSGDAEREAEDDGRDSAVDVDAELETLRDRYGADEGEGDGSSASGDTAADDTNADDSDGGTAADGSENGGEEDEGS, encoded by the coding sequence ATGGCCGACCACGACGACGAACTCGCCGACGCCGTTCGCGAACTCACGCGAACGATCGACGACCTGCGAGCGGAACTCGCGGAGTCGCGCCCGCGCCGCCGGCCGCCGCTCCGACCGCCAACGCCGCGGGAGGTGCTTCGGTTCACCGACGAAGTCGCGCTTCCGGCGACGCTGGCCGTCCTCGAGGCCAGCGTCCGCGCGCTCGAGGCGTTCCAGCAAAGCCTCCGAGTCGTCCGCGGCGGACGAGAGGCCAGAGACCGCACGACGGCGGCCGCCGAAGCGACGAGCGAGCGGGCGAGCGAGCTTCGGCGAACGACGCTCTCGCAGCTCGACAGCGTACTGGCGGAGCTCCAGCGGGCCACCTCGGAAGGCGGCCTCCCCGCCGACGAGCAGGCGCGTGACTTACTCGAGGACGCCCGCAGGCTCCGGGACGACGTGGATCGCCGGCTTCGGGACGCCGCCGACCGGGAGACCGAGACGGCGGACACGGACCGAACGGGGTCCGAGGGGGGCGTCACGATCGACATCGACGACGGACCGCTGGGCGATGTCGAGCACAGCGGGGACGCAGAGCGTGAGGCGGAAGACGACGGTCGCGACTCGGCCGTCGACGTCGACGCCGAACTCGAGACGCTGCGGGATCGCTACGGGGCCGACGAGGGCGAGGGAGACGGCTCGAGCGCGAGCGGTGACACGGCCGCCGACGATACGAACGCGGACGATAGCGATGGTGGTACCGCCGCTGACGGGTCCGAAAACGGCGGTGAGGAAGACGAAGGCTCCTAA
- a CDS encoding DUF7504 family protein: MDDERESLVPDGAVFARTLGTLKRDGSNILLVGSVPTDVHETACQQMLGSTERHSRYRLFVTDSDDRAACSATGDAASERVRTIEYSATETEPAENLAAAGSQPSPAALGIRIVETIDQFAETAGGFEPSELRVCVDSLVPLLEDYDAETVFRLLHIATARVGKARGMGHYHVPLEPDHEAVSLLEPMFDAVVTVRSRNGTAEQQWYLREADTESDWLEL, encoded by the coding sequence ATGGATGACGAGCGTGAGAGCCTCGTGCCAGATGGTGCGGTGTTCGCACGAACGCTCGGGACGCTCAAGCGCGACGGCAGTAACATTTTGCTCGTCGGCTCGGTGCCGACGGACGTCCACGAAACCGCCTGCCAGCAGATGCTAGGTTCGACGGAACGACACTCCCGGTATCGACTGTTCGTGACGGATTCGGACGACCGGGCGGCGTGCAGCGCGACCGGGGACGCCGCGTCCGAACGGGTTCGCACCATCGAGTACTCGGCTACCGAGACGGAGCCGGCCGAGAATCTGGCAGCCGCTGGCAGCCAGCCGTCGCCCGCAGCGCTCGGAATCAGGATCGTCGAAACGATCGACCAGTTCGCCGAGACCGCCGGCGGATTCGAACCGTCGGAGCTTCGCGTCTGCGTCGACTCGCTGGTCCCGCTTCTCGAGGACTACGACGCCGAGACCGTGTTTCGCTTGCTGCACATAGCGACGGCGCGCGTCGGCAAGGCCCGCGGTATGGGTCACTACCACGTCCCACTCGAGCCGGACCACGAGGCGGTCAGCCTTCTCGAGCCGATGTTCGATGCGGTCGTCACGGTTCGGTCGCGTAACGGGACCGCCGAACAGCAGTGGTACCTCCGCGAAGCGGACACCGAATCCGACTGGCTCGAGCTGTGA